One window of the Onychostoma macrolepis isolate SWU-2019 chromosome 21, ASM1243209v1, whole genome shotgun sequence genome contains the following:
- the dennd1a gene encoding DENN domain-containing protein 1A isoform X3, translated as MGSRIKESPGSPFEVYMEVVHSGTAGSGPEVRRSFPDTYADQETLQTIPKFCFPFNMDSMAVGQVGQNFTFVLTDIESKQRFGFCRLSSGAHSCHCILSYLPWFEVFYKLLNILADYTTKGQDSQWRELLESLHTLNIPDPGVPVHLSVHLFFTVPDPRELPSIPENRNLTEYFVAVDVNNMLHLYASMLYERRMLISCSKLSTLTACVHGAAAMLYPMYWQHVYIPVLPQHLVDYCCAPMPYLIGVHSSLMEKVRGMALDDVVLLNVDTNTLETPFDDLQSLPNDVVSSLKNRLRKVSSTTGDGVARAFLKAQAALFGSYRNALHIEPEEPITFSEETFITHRSSTMRQFLQNAIQLQFFKQFIDGRLELLNSGEGFSDQFEEEINMGEYAGSDKTYHQWLFTVKKGSGAILNTVKTKANPAMKTVYKFAKDHAKMGIKEVKSRLKQKELTENGYSEEPSSTHLPSTHSKDSLTWDQRRPITVHFGQTEQSRSPRPPRPQRPPPHPSKLQRSTRPARPPRPLVPKRPRSNIGIEGSPEQPQPYRSLKEAELVEEGEEVGERFQGNTAPSSPVLDKFSDLSLLQDAFRSQQGEPECTETTNTTKPSHSTHSTLSSARSLEELRADPQHVNFNYQRMDLTSGERTRTLPGLKTTNPYSKLWSQREDPSTLLGQESPSWERPLSVPPLEPPEARPPSRESSNPSADKTEGACITIPRPQGRKTPEPGAVLPPAMTLLRGAKQASEKEGGVSVGGQEFRQALNMSPHSQSQTQADLLKSNESNEGQDLLSLLDPLCGATKNEATPSLTKPPIPPRPNPPNLPAFPPPVSLNPFTQPPQYQPQRHYSPVVPGNPFAPAYMHPQGANYFPTSAHPFSVFSQTSAVGVTPTGGAWPVGRVPPSSSSSGSLSTLLDSPAPATLAQPAQVSTDEPRDPFSDLLTMATTPTVMTTPPKKKVEDLRRRWETFD; from the exons ATGGGCTCTCGTATCAA gGAGAGCCCTGGGTCACCCTTTGAGGTGTACATGGAGGTGGTGCATTCTGGGACGGCTGGCTCTG GACCAGAGGTACGAAGGAGTTTCCCCGACACATACGCTGACCAG GAAACGCTACAGACTATCCCAAAGTTTTGTTTCCCCTTCAATATGGACAG TATGGCAGTGGGCCAGGTGGGGCAGAACTTCACATTTGTTCTGACGGATATTGAGAGCAAACAGCGCTTCGGTTTCTGTCGGCTCTCATCGGGAGCTCACAGCTGTCACTGCATCCTCAG CTACTTACCCTGGTTTGAGGTGTTTTACAAGCTGCTGAATATCCTGGCAGACTATACAACCAAAGGACAG GACAGTCAATGGAGAGAGTTGTTAGAGTCTCTACACACGTTAAACATCCCTGATCCTGGAGTGCCTGTGCATTTGAGTGTG cATTTGTTTTTCACAGTGCCTGATCCTAGGGAATTACCCAGTATTCCTGAAAAT AGAAATCTGACAGAGTATTTCGTAGCAGTGGATGTGAATAACATGCTGCATCTGTATGCTAGCATGCTGTACGAAAGACGAATGCTCATTAGCTGCAGCAAGCTGAGCACT TTAACCGCATGTGTTCATGGCGCAGCAGCCATGTTGTATCCCATGTACTGGCAGCATGTTTACATTCCAGTCCTGCCACAGCACTTAGTAGACTACTGCTG tGCTCCAATGCCATACCTCATCGGAGTGCATTCCAGTCTTATGGAG AAGGTGCGAGGTATGGCTTTAGATGATGTGGTACTTCTCAATGTAGACACAAACACTCTTGAAACGCCGTTTGATGACCTGCAAAGCCTTCCTAATGATGTG gtTTCATCTTTAAAGAACCGCCTAAGAAAAGTTTCCTCGACGACAGGAGATGGAGTGGCCAGAGCGTTTCTGAAGGCGCAGGCAGCTCTGTTTGGCAGTTACAGGAACGCGCTACACATTGAACCG GAGGAGCCAATTACATTCAGTGAGGAAACGTTTATAACACACCGATCCAGCACAATGAGACAGTTTCTACAGAACGCTATACAGCTACAGTTCTTTAAACAG tTTATAGATGGGCGTCTGGAGCTGTTGAACTCCGGTGAAGGGTTCAGTGATCAGTTTGAGGAGGAGATCAATATGGGAGAATATGCTG GCAGTGATAAGACATATCATCAGTGGCTTTTCACAGTGAAG AAGGGCAGTGGGGCCATCTTAAACACAGTGAAGACAAAGGCAAATCCTGCAATGAAGACCGTTTACAAATTT GCCAAAGACCATGCCAAGATGGGCATCAAAGAAGTAAAGAGTCGACTCAAACAAAAG GAGCTTACAGAGAATGGCTACTCAGAAGAGCCTAGCTCCACCCACCTCCCATCCACACACAGCAAAGACTCCCTCACTTGGGACCAGAGACGTCCAATTACAGTTCACTTTGGACAG ACTGAGCAGTCACGTTCCCCACGGCCCCCTCGGCCACAGCGTCCCCCCCCCCATCCCTCCAAACTACAGCGCAGCACACGACCA GCTCGACCTCCTCGGCCTCTGGTGCCAAAGAGACCACGCAGTAACATTGGCATAGAAGGAAGCCCTGAACA GCCCCAGCCATACAGGTCTCTGAAAGAGGCAGAGCTTGTGGAAGAAGGTGAGGAGGTTGGGGAGCGCTTCCAAGGTAACACTGCTCCGTCCAGCCCTGTGCTAGACAAGTTCTCTGACCTGAGCCTGTTGCAGGATGCCTTCCGTAGTCAGCAGGGGGAGCCAGAATGTACAGAAACCACAAATACCACAAAACCCTCTCACAGCACACACTCTACACTCAGTTCCGCCAGAAGTTTGGAGGAGCTTCGAGCAGACCCACAACATGTCAACTTCAACTACCAG CGGATGGATCTTACTTCTGGTGAGCGCACACGCACACTCCCTGGTCTTAAAACCACTAATCCGTACAGCAAGCTCTGGAGCCAAAGAGAAGACCCGTCCACGTTGCTTGGCCAAGAGTCACCTTCCTGGGAGAGACCTCTCTCTGTGCCACCCTTGGAACCCCCGGAAGCACGGCCACCCAGCAGAGAGAGTTCAAATCCCAGTGCAGATAAGACCGAAGGGGCTTGTATCACAATCCCTCGTCCCCAAGGTCGAAAAACACCTGAACCGGGTGCAGTTCTGCCACCCGCTATGACCCTGCTgcgcggggctaaacaggccaGTGAAAAGGAGGGAGGAGTGTCCGTTGGAGGGCAAGAGTTTCGGCAAGCACTGAACATGTCTCCTCACTCCCAATCACAAACTCAGGCGGACTTGTTAAAGTCCAACGAGTCAAATGAGGGACAGGACTTGCTCAGCTTGTTGGACCCTCTGTGCGGAGCAACGAAGAATGAGGCCACCCCGTCCCTCACGAAACCCCCTATACCTCCTCGACCCAACCCCCCAAACCTGCCCGCCTTCCCCCCTCCAGTATCACTGAACCCCTTTACCCAACCACCCCAGTACCAGCCACAAAGGCACTATAGTCCTGTTGTCCCAGGTAACCCATTTGCCCCAGCCTACATGCATCCCCAAGGTGCCAACTACTTTCCCACCTCTGCCCACCCGTTCTCTGTTTTCAGTCAGACATCTGCTGTGGGTGTGACCCCAACTGGAGGGGCGTGGCCAGTTGGACGTGTTCCTCCATCCTCCAGCAGTAGCGGCTCTCTTTCAACTCTCTTGGACTCACCTGCTCCTGCTACTCTGGCCCAGCCTGCGCAAGTCTCTACAGACGAACCCCGTGACCCATTCAGTGACCTTCTTACTATGGCAACCACTCCAACTGTAATGACCACGCCCCCCAAAAAGAAGGTAGAGGATTTGCGAAGAAGGTGGGAAACATTTGACTAG
- the dennd1a gene encoding DENN domain-containing protein 1A isoform X1, whose product MGSRIKESPGSPFEVYMEVVHSGTAGSGPEVRRSFPDTYADQETLQTIPKFCFPFNMDSMAVGQVGQNFTFVLTDIESKQRFGFCRLSSGAHSCHCILSYLPWFEVFYKLLNILADYTTKGQDSQWRELLESLHTLNIPDPGVPVHLSVHLFFTVPDPRELPSIPENRNLTEYFVAVDVNNMLHLYASMLYERRMLISCSKLSTLTACVHGAAAMLYPMYWQHVYIPVLPQHLVDYCCAPMPYLIGVHSSLMEKVRGMALDDVVLLNVDTNTLETPFDDLQSLPNDVVSSLKNRLRKVSSTTGDGVARAFLKAQAALFGSYRNALHIEPEEPITFSEETFITHRSSTMRQFLQNAIQLQFFKQFIDGRLELLNSGEGFSDQFEEEINMGEYAGSDKTYHQWLFTVKKGSGAILNTVKTKANPAMKTVYKFAKDHAKMGIKEVKSRLKQKELTENGYSEEPSSTHLPSTHSKDSLTWDQRRPITVHFGQTEQSRSPRPPRPQRPPPHPSKLQRSTRPARPPRPLVPKRPRSNIGIEGSPEHYMRPTRHYTVFLCEDSSGDELSQDDNSIAAFPEHFLLSAPFEWPQPYRSLKEAELVEEGEEVGERFQGNTAPSSPVLDKFSDLSLLQDAFRSQQGEPECTETTNTTKPSHSTHSTLSSARSLEELRADPQHVNFNYQRMDLTSGERTRTLPGLKTTNPYSKLWSQREDPSTLLGQESPSWERPLSVPPLEPPEARPPSRESSNPSADKTEGACITIPRPQGRKTPEPGAVLPPAMTLLRGAKQASEKEGGVSVGGQEFRQALNMSPHSQSQTQADLLKSNESNEGQDLLSLLDPLCGATKNEATPSLTKPPIPPRPNPPNLPAFPPPVSLNPFTQPPQYQPQRHYSPVVPGNPFAPAYMHPQGANYFPTSAHPFSVFSQTSAVGVTPTGGAWPVGRVPPSSSSSGSLSTLLDSPAPATLAQPAQVSTDEPRDPFSDLLTMATTPTVMTTPPKKKVEDLRRRWETFD is encoded by the exons ATGGGCTCTCGTATCAA gGAGAGCCCTGGGTCACCCTTTGAGGTGTACATGGAGGTGGTGCATTCTGGGACGGCTGGCTCTG GACCAGAGGTACGAAGGAGTTTCCCCGACACATACGCTGACCAG GAAACGCTACAGACTATCCCAAAGTTTTGTTTCCCCTTCAATATGGACAG TATGGCAGTGGGCCAGGTGGGGCAGAACTTCACATTTGTTCTGACGGATATTGAGAGCAAACAGCGCTTCGGTTTCTGTCGGCTCTCATCGGGAGCTCACAGCTGTCACTGCATCCTCAG CTACTTACCCTGGTTTGAGGTGTTTTACAAGCTGCTGAATATCCTGGCAGACTATACAACCAAAGGACAG GACAGTCAATGGAGAGAGTTGTTAGAGTCTCTACACACGTTAAACATCCCTGATCCTGGAGTGCCTGTGCATTTGAGTGTG cATTTGTTTTTCACAGTGCCTGATCCTAGGGAATTACCCAGTATTCCTGAAAAT AGAAATCTGACAGAGTATTTCGTAGCAGTGGATGTGAATAACATGCTGCATCTGTATGCTAGCATGCTGTACGAAAGACGAATGCTCATTAGCTGCAGCAAGCTGAGCACT TTAACCGCATGTGTTCATGGCGCAGCAGCCATGTTGTATCCCATGTACTGGCAGCATGTTTACATTCCAGTCCTGCCACAGCACTTAGTAGACTACTGCTG tGCTCCAATGCCATACCTCATCGGAGTGCATTCCAGTCTTATGGAG AAGGTGCGAGGTATGGCTTTAGATGATGTGGTACTTCTCAATGTAGACACAAACACTCTTGAAACGCCGTTTGATGACCTGCAAAGCCTTCCTAATGATGTG gtTTCATCTTTAAAGAACCGCCTAAGAAAAGTTTCCTCGACGACAGGAGATGGAGTGGCCAGAGCGTTTCTGAAGGCGCAGGCAGCTCTGTTTGGCAGTTACAGGAACGCGCTACACATTGAACCG GAGGAGCCAATTACATTCAGTGAGGAAACGTTTATAACACACCGATCCAGCACAATGAGACAGTTTCTACAGAACGCTATACAGCTACAGTTCTTTAAACAG tTTATAGATGGGCGTCTGGAGCTGTTGAACTCCGGTGAAGGGTTCAGTGATCAGTTTGAGGAGGAGATCAATATGGGAGAATATGCTG GCAGTGATAAGACATATCATCAGTGGCTTTTCACAGTGAAG AAGGGCAGTGGGGCCATCTTAAACACAGTGAAGACAAAGGCAAATCCTGCAATGAAGACCGTTTACAAATTT GCCAAAGACCATGCCAAGATGGGCATCAAAGAAGTAAAGAGTCGACTCAAACAAAAG GAGCTTACAGAGAATGGCTACTCAGAAGAGCCTAGCTCCACCCACCTCCCATCCACACACAGCAAAGACTCCCTCACTTGGGACCAGAGACGTCCAATTACAGTTCACTTTGGACAG ACTGAGCAGTCACGTTCCCCACGGCCCCCTCGGCCACAGCGTCCCCCCCCCCATCCCTCCAAACTACAGCGCAGCACACGACCA GCTCGACCTCCTCGGCCTCTGGTGCCAAAGAGACCACGCAGTAACATTGGCATAGAAGGAAGCCCTGAACA TTACATGCGTCCAACCCGTCACTATACAGTGTTTCTGTGTGAGGATTCATCGGGTGACGAGCTGTCTCAGGATGACAACTCCATTGCTGCTTTTCCTGAACACTTCCTGCTTTCTGCTCCTTTTGAATG GCCCCAGCCATACAGGTCTCTGAAAGAGGCAGAGCTTGTGGAAGAAGGTGAGGAGGTTGGGGAGCGCTTCCAAGGTAACACTGCTCCGTCCAGCCCTGTGCTAGACAAGTTCTCTGACCTGAGCCTGTTGCAGGATGCCTTCCGTAGTCAGCAGGGGGAGCCAGAATGTACAGAAACCACAAATACCACAAAACCCTCTCACAGCACACACTCTACACTCAGTTCCGCCAGAAGTTTGGAGGAGCTTCGAGCAGACCCACAACATGTCAACTTCAACTACCAG CGGATGGATCTTACTTCTGGTGAGCGCACACGCACACTCCCTGGTCTTAAAACCACTAATCCGTACAGCAAGCTCTGGAGCCAAAGAGAAGACCCGTCCACGTTGCTTGGCCAAGAGTCACCTTCCTGGGAGAGACCTCTCTCTGTGCCACCCTTGGAACCCCCGGAAGCACGGCCACCCAGCAGAGAGAGTTCAAATCCCAGTGCAGATAAGACCGAAGGGGCTTGTATCACAATCCCTCGTCCCCAAGGTCGAAAAACACCTGAACCGGGTGCAGTTCTGCCACCCGCTATGACCCTGCTgcgcggggctaaacaggccaGTGAAAAGGAGGGAGGAGTGTCCGTTGGAGGGCAAGAGTTTCGGCAAGCACTGAACATGTCTCCTCACTCCCAATCACAAACTCAGGCGGACTTGTTAAAGTCCAACGAGTCAAATGAGGGACAGGACTTGCTCAGCTTGTTGGACCCTCTGTGCGGAGCAACGAAGAATGAGGCCACCCCGTCCCTCACGAAACCCCCTATACCTCCTCGACCCAACCCCCCAAACCTGCCCGCCTTCCCCCCTCCAGTATCACTGAACCCCTTTACCCAACCACCCCAGTACCAGCCACAAAGGCACTATAGTCCTGTTGTCCCAGGTAACCCATTTGCCCCAGCCTACATGCATCCCCAAGGTGCCAACTACTTTCCCACCTCTGCCCACCCGTTCTCTGTTTTCAGTCAGACATCTGCTGTGGGTGTGACCCCAACTGGAGGGGCGTGGCCAGTTGGACGTGTTCCTCCATCCTCCAGCAGTAGCGGCTCTCTTTCAACTCTCTTGGACTCACCTGCTCCTGCTACTCTGGCCCAGCCTGCGCAAGTCTCTACAGACGAACCCCGTGACCCATTCAGTGACCTTCTTACTATGGCAACCACTCCAACTGTAATGACCACGCCCCCCAAAAAGAAGGTAGAGGATTTGCGAAGAAGGTGGGAAACATTTGACTAG
- the dennd1a gene encoding DENN domain-containing protein 1A isoform X2 yields the protein MGSRIKESPGSPFEVYMEVVHSGTAGSGPEVRRSFPDTYADQETLQTIPKFCFPFNMDSMAVGQVGQNFTFVLTDIESKQRFGFCRLSSGAHSCHCILSYLPWFEVFYKLLNILADYTTKGQDSQWRELLESLHTLNIPDPGVPVHLSVHLFFTVPDPRELPSIPENRNLTEYFVAVDVNNMLHLYASMLYERRMLISCSKLSTLTACVHGAAAMLYPMYWQHVYIPVLPQHLVDYCCAPMPYLIGVHSSLMEKVRGMALDDVVLLNVDTNTLETPFDDLQSLPNDVVSSLKNRLRKVSSTTGDGVARAFLKAQAALFGSYRNALHIEPEEPITFSEETFITHRSSTMRQFLQNAIQLQFFKQFIDGRLELLNSGEGFSDQFEEEINMGEYAGSDKTYHQWLFTVKKGSGAILNTVKTKANPAMKTVYKFAKDHAKMGIKEVKSRLKQKELTENGYSEEPSSTHLPSTHSKDSLTWDQRRPITVHFGQARPPRPLVPKRPRSNIGIEGSPEHYMRPTRHYTVFLCEDSSGDELSQDDNSIAAFPEHFLLSAPFEWPQPYRSLKEAELVEEGEEVGERFQGNTAPSSPVLDKFSDLSLLQDAFRSQQGEPECTETTNTTKPSHSTHSTLSSARSLEELRADPQHVNFNYQRMDLTSGERTRTLPGLKTTNPYSKLWSQREDPSTLLGQESPSWERPLSVPPLEPPEARPPSRESSNPSADKTEGACITIPRPQGRKTPEPGAVLPPAMTLLRGAKQASEKEGGVSVGGQEFRQALNMSPHSQSQTQADLLKSNESNEGQDLLSLLDPLCGATKNEATPSLTKPPIPPRPNPPNLPAFPPPVSLNPFTQPPQYQPQRHYSPVVPGNPFAPAYMHPQGANYFPTSAHPFSVFSQTSAVGVTPTGGAWPVGRVPPSSSSSGSLSTLLDSPAPATLAQPAQVSTDEPRDPFSDLLTMATTPTVMTTPPKKKVEDLRRRWETFD from the exons ATGGGCTCTCGTATCAA gGAGAGCCCTGGGTCACCCTTTGAGGTGTACATGGAGGTGGTGCATTCTGGGACGGCTGGCTCTG GACCAGAGGTACGAAGGAGTTTCCCCGACACATACGCTGACCAG GAAACGCTACAGACTATCCCAAAGTTTTGTTTCCCCTTCAATATGGACAG TATGGCAGTGGGCCAGGTGGGGCAGAACTTCACATTTGTTCTGACGGATATTGAGAGCAAACAGCGCTTCGGTTTCTGTCGGCTCTCATCGGGAGCTCACAGCTGTCACTGCATCCTCAG CTACTTACCCTGGTTTGAGGTGTTTTACAAGCTGCTGAATATCCTGGCAGACTATACAACCAAAGGACAG GACAGTCAATGGAGAGAGTTGTTAGAGTCTCTACACACGTTAAACATCCCTGATCCTGGAGTGCCTGTGCATTTGAGTGTG cATTTGTTTTTCACAGTGCCTGATCCTAGGGAATTACCCAGTATTCCTGAAAAT AGAAATCTGACAGAGTATTTCGTAGCAGTGGATGTGAATAACATGCTGCATCTGTATGCTAGCATGCTGTACGAAAGACGAATGCTCATTAGCTGCAGCAAGCTGAGCACT TTAACCGCATGTGTTCATGGCGCAGCAGCCATGTTGTATCCCATGTACTGGCAGCATGTTTACATTCCAGTCCTGCCACAGCACTTAGTAGACTACTGCTG tGCTCCAATGCCATACCTCATCGGAGTGCATTCCAGTCTTATGGAG AAGGTGCGAGGTATGGCTTTAGATGATGTGGTACTTCTCAATGTAGACACAAACACTCTTGAAACGCCGTTTGATGACCTGCAAAGCCTTCCTAATGATGTG gtTTCATCTTTAAAGAACCGCCTAAGAAAAGTTTCCTCGACGACAGGAGATGGAGTGGCCAGAGCGTTTCTGAAGGCGCAGGCAGCTCTGTTTGGCAGTTACAGGAACGCGCTACACATTGAACCG GAGGAGCCAATTACATTCAGTGAGGAAACGTTTATAACACACCGATCCAGCACAATGAGACAGTTTCTACAGAACGCTATACAGCTACAGTTCTTTAAACAG tTTATAGATGGGCGTCTGGAGCTGTTGAACTCCGGTGAAGGGTTCAGTGATCAGTTTGAGGAGGAGATCAATATGGGAGAATATGCTG GCAGTGATAAGACATATCATCAGTGGCTTTTCACAGTGAAG AAGGGCAGTGGGGCCATCTTAAACACAGTGAAGACAAAGGCAAATCCTGCAATGAAGACCGTTTACAAATTT GCCAAAGACCATGCCAAGATGGGCATCAAAGAAGTAAAGAGTCGACTCAAACAAAAG GAGCTTACAGAGAATGGCTACTCAGAAGAGCCTAGCTCCACCCACCTCCCATCCACACACAGCAAAGACTCCCTCACTTGGGACCAGAGACGTCCAATTACAGTTCACTTTGGACAG GCTCGACCTCCTCGGCCTCTGGTGCCAAAGAGACCACGCAGTAACATTGGCATAGAAGGAAGCCCTGAACA TTACATGCGTCCAACCCGTCACTATACAGTGTTTCTGTGTGAGGATTCATCGGGTGACGAGCTGTCTCAGGATGACAACTCCATTGCTGCTTTTCCTGAACACTTCCTGCTTTCTGCTCCTTTTGAATG GCCCCAGCCATACAGGTCTCTGAAAGAGGCAGAGCTTGTGGAAGAAGGTGAGGAGGTTGGGGAGCGCTTCCAAGGTAACACTGCTCCGTCCAGCCCTGTGCTAGACAAGTTCTCTGACCTGAGCCTGTTGCAGGATGCCTTCCGTAGTCAGCAGGGGGAGCCAGAATGTACAGAAACCACAAATACCACAAAACCCTCTCACAGCACACACTCTACACTCAGTTCCGCCAGAAGTTTGGAGGAGCTTCGAGCAGACCCACAACATGTCAACTTCAACTACCAG CGGATGGATCTTACTTCTGGTGAGCGCACACGCACACTCCCTGGTCTTAAAACCACTAATCCGTACAGCAAGCTCTGGAGCCAAAGAGAAGACCCGTCCACGTTGCTTGGCCAAGAGTCACCTTCCTGGGAGAGACCTCTCTCTGTGCCACCCTTGGAACCCCCGGAAGCACGGCCACCCAGCAGAGAGAGTTCAAATCCCAGTGCAGATAAGACCGAAGGGGCTTGTATCACAATCCCTCGTCCCCAAGGTCGAAAAACACCTGAACCGGGTGCAGTTCTGCCACCCGCTATGACCCTGCTgcgcggggctaaacaggccaGTGAAAAGGAGGGAGGAGTGTCCGTTGGAGGGCAAGAGTTTCGGCAAGCACTGAACATGTCTCCTCACTCCCAATCACAAACTCAGGCGGACTTGTTAAAGTCCAACGAGTCAAATGAGGGACAGGACTTGCTCAGCTTGTTGGACCCTCTGTGCGGAGCAACGAAGAATGAGGCCACCCCGTCCCTCACGAAACCCCCTATACCTCCTCGACCCAACCCCCCAAACCTGCCCGCCTTCCCCCCTCCAGTATCACTGAACCCCTTTACCCAACCACCCCAGTACCAGCCACAAAGGCACTATAGTCCTGTTGTCCCAGGTAACCCATTTGCCCCAGCCTACATGCATCCCCAAGGTGCCAACTACTTTCCCACCTCTGCCCACCCGTTCTCTGTTTTCAGTCAGACATCTGCTGTGGGTGTGACCCCAACTGGAGGGGCGTGGCCAGTTGGACGTGTTCCTCCATCCTCCAGCAGTAGCGGCTCTCTTTCAACTCTCTTGGACTCACCTGCTCCTGCTACTCTGGCCCAGCCTGCGCAAGTCTCTACAGACGAACCCCGTGACCCATTCAGTGACCTTCTTACTATGGCAACCACTCCAACTGTAATGACCACGCCCCCCAAAAAGAAGGTAGAGGATTTGCGAAGAAGGTGGGAAACATTTGACTAG